The Mauremys reevesii isolate NIE-2019 linkage group 1, ASM1616193v1, whole genome shotgun sequence genome has a segment encoding these proteins:
- the NUMA1 gene encoding nuclear mitotic apparatus protein 1 isoform X4 has translation MSLHATRASALLAWVNSLKVDNPLSALSQLRDCSVFLKIIDKVHGSEEGQSVLQQPLPERIEFIRSFLQKHCKHKSTMESPVSIPKLLEGEELELAKVTMLLLYHASMSTKSPRDWNEFEYKIQAELATVLKFVLDNEESLNENLELFLQKKVPLSSSSISSTSSEEQSPVFSRQHKREVRFLELQKIASSSSMNNFLPGSPASPMGDIMQTPQFQLRRLKKQLADERENRDELELELTENRKLITEKETQITMMQQRIDRLTLLNERQAADQLEPKQLEELREKNESLILRLHEALKQCQDLKTEKGQMDRKINQLSEENGDLSFKLREFASHLMQLQEALNELSEEHSAALMESGEKQTRLETELHTTLHEKKCLEEKMEILQGKISLLEDQLTRLGESATQEKGEVMGDILKLEELKHEVASLSAKGIELQATVRQLEEEKGLREADLQSERSRFEEEKLQLTGLIANLQGSVSELHLAKEKLEQDSRAQEERLTAQVNTLTTEIAKLNGFLLQRDQELVTLHQQVEEERIQKGQLVEDLQKQEQSSRETIQGLSLQVDQLSDTLKHSEEKLVQFTQQMEATSEGEARHLASLREEHEKAMQERESALRQLQEFQQEQEAELAALAAQLQTLEKARDASQASAVEIQREKAELSQRVQELDTRVLELTARCSQSEAQAAAAESLRAQLRELENKLKEGQQKLSDKERLAKENAQLQERLLAMEESVRNTEGILEDEKRRASETLEGNLKRITELESRTQQLAEHRDQAMQEVGEEQAKRQALTLQVQQLGDEYRAKTERLQRQLAEMSSAAKGGDGERERLEKTIKALSGDHKQACQQLQAEQGKVAELEAQMKCLTTEQEERLALLQTDLSNAVARVKEKESVALKLRDDLASLQEKTVASQQEAAQRIARLEMDARKAAETLKVVTKELSNERLKTAELEATVKRVGEQKREELTATESDLSRAALVLKERELEVEKLSHEVKMLSTRLEETLQKQKQELALRDTEMKHLTGEMEQAKADLAAEKASKAELEVQLQNSINEQRAERSAHQQELARSLELIEEKEGELDELRLKNVSRNEELRDLQKTVVKLKGELASVEALKERAAKMENELQGFLEVARTREAEIDSIKSIVYSKEMSLKSLEEKIRHTEQESSSSQDLYQKKLKESEMLHSEMEKMEQKCREQRDTIASLEKAAAQTKAATSEHQEAQLEALRREVTQQKQKVLELEKLLEASRSAQAGQDGTIEMLKKELLDKGKELAQSKDSIAAAEKELASLRSSVQEKGTSEDSWKEQISQCCQEVERKNSLIGSLEQEVSILHLQVLEKEGESKELKRLIMAESEKSKKLEERLRMLQTETATAASRAAERCARMKAEVQAYQEETEKQRMSIEALKRELSSQGECQEKLRQEVKAWQEKCFQKEQLLSSLQLELTNAQALVGELMPVKRLYQQQQAEQSSLESKHREELEKREKTASALEAELARAKLELAELLSLKGRFSEQDRAVQRLQGENASYAERLAVLQQANAQLMEENHVLSEKSSQGRRTFDAELSQIKEKHCQEMEALKVESEKLVAGSQREAEDAVKKLEAMTNKYENAKVRVLEERQKFQEERQKLTTQVEQLEVFRKEQAKQVEELNKKLAQNEKATRSQQEKVKVREGELQAEADRQQVKISELQEQLAQKEKAAEHYKAQVEKAKTFYEAKKQQNQDLAEKLKGMEQLQKENAELKAESERLAKELQQSILQAKESELSCRNLTSQVRSLEAQVEFADRQLRELGKFQVATDTLKSRETFRQNPADVSTDSLDLSSDEMLPLNSTSRKPGRSQSEISAMPGSVESLTSQRLPRKKQAEAEEPDSANASFYSVQSAQAHQNAPAQNPARSRLRSAASTRSVTSCRSQESLAGLGAASPEETLGNPALLSLPGYRPATRSSLRRSQAGSSASLSRSSFYLGTCQDEPDPLDDWNRIAELQQRNRVCPPHMKTCYPLESRPSQSLTVITDEEMKTGDPKETLRRASMQPSQIESAAARRSTLSTGWAGGIATRQQRKRSSDESHQGPDTPDSKKPTSCFPRPQTPRERNEERKRGSRKGEPQATGKQPDRRQSMAFSILNTPKKLGSSLLRRGTNRKTTPKTSPRGSARRSPRIATAKSPKGKGKASRKSPKNMKF, from the exons gtgaccatgctgCTCCTGTACCACGCCTCCATGAGCACCAAAAGCCCCAGGGACTGGAACGAATTTGAATACAAAATCCAG GCTGAGCTGGCCACGGTCCTCAAGTTTGTGCTTGACAATGAAGAGAGCCTGAATGAGAACCTGGAGCTCTTCCTGCAGAAGAAAG TGCCACTTTCATCCTCCAGCATCTCTAGCACCAGTTCCGAGGAGCAGTCCCCCGTGTTCTCCCGCCAGCACAAGCGAGAGGTGCGCTTCCTGGAGCTGCAGAAGATCGCCTCCTCATCCAGCATGAACAA CTTCCTTCCTGGCTCGCCTGCCTCCCCCATGGGTGACATCATGCAGACCCCGCAGTTCCAGCTGAGACGGCTGAAGAAGCAGCTGGCAGACGAGAGGGAAAACCGGGATGAGCTGGAGCTGGAACTGACAGAGAACCGCAAACTCATCACAGAGAAGG agacTCAAATCACCATGATGCAGCAACGGATCGACCGCCTGACTCTTCTCAATGAGAGACAAGCTGCTGATCAGCTGGAGCCAAAGCAGCTGGAAGAGCTGCGGGAGAAGAATGAAAG CTTGATCCTGCGTTTGCATGAGGCCCTAAAGCAGTGTCAGGACCTGAAGACTGAAAAAGGCCAGATGGACCGAAAAATCAACCAGCTGTCCGAGGAGAATGGGGACCTCTCATTCAAG CTGCGGGAGTTCGCCAGCCACTTGATGCAGCTGCAAGAGGCTTTGAACGAACTCTCCGAGGAACACAGTGCGGCACTGATGGAGTCGGGGGAGAAACAAACCCGCCTGGAGACCGAGCTCCACACCACCCTCCACGAGAAG AAATGCTtggaagagaagatggagattCTGCAGGGGAAGATCTCTCTGCTGGAAGACCAGCTGACAAGGCTGGGGGAGAGTGCCACGCAGGAGAAAGGAGAGGTTATGGGGGACATCCTGAAG CTTGAAGAGTTAAAGCATGAAGTGGCCAGCCTCTCTGCTAAAGGGATAGAGCTCCAAGCCACAGTCCGTCAACTGGAAGAGGAGAAGGGCCTCCGGGAGGCAGATCTTCAGTCTGAACGGAGCCGCTTTGAAGAGGAGAAACTTCAGCTCACGGGCCTCATCGCCAACCTCCAGGGCTCAGTCTCCGAGCTCCACCTGGCTAAAGAGAAGCTGGAGCAGGACTCCAGAGCGCAGGAGGAGCGCCTGACCGCCCAGGTAAACACACTCACCACAGAGATTGCGAAGCTAAACGGCTTCCTCCTCCAGAGGGACCAGGAGCTGGTGACTCTTCACCAGCAGGTAGAGGAGGAGAGGATTCAGAAGGGACAGCTGGTCGAAGATCTCCAGAAGCAAGAGCAATCCTCCAGGGAGACCATCCAAGGACTCAGCCTCCAGGTGGACCAGCTCAGTGACACCCTGAAGCACAGTGAGGAGAAGCTGGTGCAGTTCACCCAGCAGATGGAAGCTACAAgcgaaggggaagccagacaccTGGCATCCTTGAGAGAAGAGCATGAGAAGGCCATGCAGGAAAGGGAGTCTGCCCTGCGGCAGCTACAGGAATTCCAGCAGGAACAGGAAGCGGAGCTGGCAGCCCTGGCTGCTCAGCTGCAAACTTTGGAGAAAGCCAGAGATGCCAGCCAGGCCTCTGCTGTAGAGATACAGAGGGAAAAAGCTGAATTAAGCCAGAGAGTCCAAGAGCTGGACACCAGAGTCCTTGAACTCACTGCCCGGTGCTCGCAGAGCGAGGCtcaagcagcagctgctgagtcACTGAGAGCCCAGCTCCGAGAACTAGAGAACAAGCTGAAAGAAGGTCAGCAGAAACTCTCAGACAAGGAGAGGCTGGCCAAGGAAAACGCCCAGCTCCAAGAGCGGCTCCTGGCCATGGAAGAGTCCGTCCGGAACACAGAGGGGATCTTGGAGGATGAGAAGAGGAGGGCTTCGGAGACCCTTGAAGGGAATCTTAAAAGGATAACTGAGCTGGAGTCCCGAAcgcagcagctggcagagcaccGAGATCAGGCTATGCAGGAGGTGGGCGAGGAGCAGGCTAAGAGACAAGCGCTCACGCTGCAGgtgcagcagctgggagatgaATACAGGGCAAAGACAGAGAGGCTGCAACGCCAGCTGGCAGAAATGTCCTCGGCCGCTAAAGGGGGCGACGGAGAGCGTGAGAGGCTGGAGAAGACCATAAAAGCTCTGAGTGGAGACCACAAACAGGCCTGCCAGCAGCTCCAGGCGGAGCAGGGCaaagtggcagagctggaggcgCAGATGAAGTGCCTGACCACAGAGCAAGAAGAGAGGCTGGCGCTGCTTCAGACTGACCTCTCCAATGCCGTTGCACGGGTCAAGGAGAAGGAGAGCGTGGCGCTAAAACTCAGGGACGATCTCGCCTCTCTGCAGGAGAAGACAGTGGCCTCCCAGCAGGAAGCAGCCCAGCGCATAGCTCGGCTGGAGATGGATGCACGGAAGGCAGCTGAGACACTCAAGGTTGTCACCAAGGAGTTGTCCAATGAAAGGCTCAAGACGGCCGAGCTTGAAGCGACGGTGAAGCGTGTTGGAGAACAGAAGCGTGAGGAGCTAACAGCTACGGAGTCTGACCTCTCCAGAGCAGCGTTGGTCCTGAAGGAGAGAGAACTAGAAGTGGAGAAACTGTCCCATGAGGTTAAGATGCTGAGCACCAGGCTGGAAGAAACGCTGCAGAAGCAGAAACAGGAGCTAGCTCTTCGAGACACAGAGATGAAGCATCTGACCGGGGAGATGGAGCAAGCCAAGGCAGACCTCGCAGCGGAGAAAGCCAGCAAGGCAGAGCTGGAAGTCCAGCTGCAGAACTCCATCAATGAGCAAAGGGCCGAGCGTTCTGCTCACCAGCAGGAGCTGGCCAGGTCCCTGGAATTGATTGAGGAGAAGGAAGGGGAGCTGGACGAGCTCCGTCTGAAAAATGTCTCCCGTAACGAGGAGCTGAGAGACCTGCAGAAGACTGTTGTCAAGCTGAAAGGGGAGCTTGCCTCCGTGGAGGCACTGAAGGAGCGGGCGGCCAAGATGGAAAATGAGCTGCAGGGCTTCCTGGAGGTTGCCAGGACCCGAGAAGCCGAGATTGACAGCATCAAGTCCATTGTGTACTCCAAGGAGATGTCCCTCAAAAGCTTGGAGGAGAAGATCCGACACACAGAACAGGAATCCAGCTCCAGCCAAGACCTCTACCAGAAGAAGCTGAAGGAGAGCGAGATGCTCCACTCTGAAATGGAGAAAATGGAGCAGAAGTGCAGGGAACAGCGAGACACCATTGCCAGCCTAGAAAAAGCAGCAGCTCAAACTAAAGCAGCCACTTCGGAGCATCAGGAAGCCCAGCTGGAGGCCCTGAGGAGAGAGGTGACGCAGCAGAAGCAGAAAGTGTTGGAGCTGGAGAAACTCCTGGAAGCCTCTAGGTCAGCACAGGCTGGGCAAGATGGCACCATAGAGATGCTGAAGAAAGAGCTCTTGGATAAGGGGAAAGAGCTGGCCCAGAGTAAAGACTCCATCGCCGCAGCAGAGAAGGAGCTGGCTTCTCTGCGCTCTTCAGTTCAAGAGAAGGGCACGTCGGAGGACAGCTGGAAGGAACAAATTTCCCAGTGCTGTCAAGAAGTGGAGAGGAAAAACAGCCTGATTGGCAGCCTGGAGCAGGAAGTGTCCATCCTCCACCTGCAGGTCTtggagaaggagggagagagcAAGGAGCTGAAGCGCCTGATCATGGCAGAGTCGGAGAAGAGCAAGAAGCTGGAAGAGAGGCTGCGGATGCTCCAGACTGAGACGGCCACTGCCGCTTCTCGAGCAGCAGAGAGATGCGCTCGGATGAAGGCCGAAGTGCAGGCCTACCAGGAGGAGACTGAGAAGCAGAGGATGTCCATAGAGGCTCTGAAGAGGGAACTGAGCTCCCAAGGCGAATGCCAGGAGAAGCTCCGCCAAGAGGTGAAGGCCTGGCAGGAGAAGTGCTTCCAGAAGGAACAGCTCTTGTCCTCTCTGCAGCTAGAGCTCACAAATGCCCAAGCCTTGGTCGGGGAGCTGATGCCAGTGAAACGCCTCTACCAGCAGCAACAGGCTGAGCAGTCCTCCCTGGAAAGCAAACACCGCGAAGAGCTGGAGAAGAGGGAGAAAACAGCCAGTGCTCTGGAGGCAGAGCTTGCCAGAGCCAAGCTGGAGCTGGCAGAGCTCCTCTCCCTCAAGGGGAGGTTCTCTGAACAAGACCGCGCCGTGCAGCGGCTGCAGGGGGAAAACGCCAGCTATGCAGAGCGGCTCGCCGTGCTCCAGCAGGCCAACGCCCAGCTGATGGAGGAGAACCACGTGCTCAGTGAGAAGTCCAGCCAAGGGCGGCGGACGTTTGATGCCGAGCTCAGCCAGATAAAGGAGAAGCACTGCCAGGAAATGGAGGCCCTCAAGGTGGAGTCTGAGAAactggtggctgggagccagcgAGAGGCTGAAGACGCTGTGAAGAAGCTGGAGGCCATGACCAACAAGTACGAGAACGCCAAGGTCAGGGTCCTCGAGGAGAGGCAAAAGTtccaggaggagaggcagaagCTGACGACTCAG GTGGAGCAGCTAGAGGTATTTCGGAAAGAACAAGCTAAGCAG GTGGAGGAGCTGAATAAAAAGCTGGCCCAGAATGAAAAAGCCACCCGATCCCAGCAGGAGAAAGTGAAG GTGCGGGAAGGGGAGCTCCAGGCAGAGGCTGATCGCCAGCAGGTGAAGATATctgagctgcaggagcagctggcccAGAAGGAGAAGGCTGCAGAGCACTATAAAGCGCAG GTGGAGAAGGCAAAAACTTTCTATGAGGCGAAGAAGCAGCAGAACCAAGACCTGGCGGAGAAGCTGAAGgggatggagcagctgcagaaggaGAATGCCGAGCTCAAGGCTGAGTCGGAGCGACTGGCCAAGGAGCTGCAGCAATCCATCCTGCAGGCCAAGGAGTCAGAGCTCAGCTGCAGGAACCTGACCAGCCAGGTCCGCAGCTTGGAGGCACAG GTGGAGTTTGCCGATCGCCAGTTACGGGAGCTTGGCAAGTTCCAGGTGGCTACGGATACGCTGAAGAGCCGGGAGACCTTCCGTCAGAACCCGGCTGACGTCAGCACAGATAGCCTGGACCTGAGCAGTGATGAGATGCTGCCGCTCAACTCCACCAG CAGGAAGCCTGGCCGATCCCAGTCGGAAATCTCGGCCATGCCGGGCAGCGTGGAATCGCTCACATCCCAGCGGCTGCCGCGTAAA AAACAGGCCGAGGCAGAGGAACCAGACAGCGCCAACGCGTCCTTCTACAGCGTGCAGTCAGCCCAGGCCCACCAGAACGCCCCTGCACAGAACCCCGCCAGGAGCAGGCTGCGCTCGGCCGCCTCCACCCGCTCCGTCACCAGCTGCCGCTCTCAGGAATCCCtcgctgggctgggagctgcctcTCCCGAGGAGACCCTGGGCAACCCTGCGCTGCTCAGCCTACCCGGCTACCGGCCTGCCACCCGCAGCTCCTTGAGGCGCTCTCAGGCGGGCAGCAGTGCCAGCCTCA GCCGCAGCAGCTTCTATCTGGGCACCTGTCAGGATGAGCCGGATCCGCTGGATGATTGGAACCGAATTGCTGAGCTGCAGCAGCGCAACCGGGTGTGTCCTCCCCACATGAAGACCTGCTACCCCCTGGAGTCTAGG CCCTCCCAGTCCCTGACCGTCATCACGGACGAGGAGATGAAGACGGGCGACCCGAAGGAGACGCTGCGCCGGGCCAGCATGCAACCTTCGCAGATCGAGAGCGCAGCCGCCCGTCGCAGCACCCTGAGCACCGGCTGGGCAGGAGGCATCGCCACGCGGCAGCAGAGGAAGCGCAGTTCAGATGAATCTCACCAGGGCCCAGACACCCCAGAC tccAAGAAGCCAACCAGCTGCTTCCCCCGGCCCCAGACGCCCAGGGAGCGGAACGAGGAGCGCAAGCGTGGCAGCAGGAAGGGCGAGCCCCAAGCGACCGGCAAGCAG cccGACCGGCGCCAGTCGATGGCCTTCAGCATCCTGAACACCCCCAAGAAGCTGGGCAGCAGCCTCCTGCGCCGGGGCACCAACCGGAAAACCACGCCCAAAACCTCGCCCCGCGGCAGCGCCCGGCGGTCCCCCAGGATAGCCACGGCCAAGTCGCCCAAGGGGAAGGGCAAG GCCAGCCGCAAGTCACCCAAGAACATGAAATTCTAA